One genomic segment of Streptosporangiales bacterium includes these proteins:
- a CDS encoding helix-turn-helix domain-containing protein, whose amino-acid sequence MTTRSWDEIRAELDVDEDAVAAERDRMLAEVRLHRLAELRNRQGLTQTDVAEQMGVSQRRVSQIERGQLSRSEIATIQSYVQALGGRLRVVADFGDERHVVG is encoded by the coding sequence ATGACCACTCGCAGCTGGGACGAGATCCGCGCCGAACTCGACGTCGACGAGGACGCCGTCGCCGCCGAGCGTGACCGCATGCTCGCCGAGGTCCGTCTGCACCGGCTCGCCGAGCTCCGCAACCGGCAGGGCCTCACACAAACTGACGTCGCCGAGCAGATGGGCGTATCGCAGCGCCGCGTGTCGCAGATCGAGCGAGGGCAGCTCAGCCGGTCGGAGATCGCGACGATCCAGTCATACGTTCAGGCCCTCGGCGGCCGGCTCCGGGTCGTCGCGGACTTCGGCGACGAACGACACGTGGTCGGCTGA
- the ltrA gene encoding group II intron reverse transcriptase/maturase, which produces MPKDAPGNPGDPAPGREPWNRVSGMQTKLHRWAVADPGRRFDDLFNFVHDPATLLMAFARVAGNTGANTPGVDGLTAAAVEQSIGVPGFLDDLRASIKDGSFRPVPVRQRMILKRGGSGKLRSLGIPTIADRVVQAALKLVLEPIFEADFVPVSYGFRPNRRAQDAIAEIHQFGTHGYQWVLDADIEACFDQISHSALLDRVRARVKDKRVVALVKAFLKAGIMTESGRFQDTHTGTSQGGILSPLMANIALSVLDEHVHRPWQPGGTMSTSSRRAWRRSKGLPTWRIVRYADDFAVLVHGTEDDVHDLREDVAAVLATMGLSFSEEKTRVVNLAEGFEFLGFRIQWRRKPGTNTWHVYTFIADRPIRSLKAKIRALTNRTSQQDPGTVLTRLGQVIRGWSNYFRHAVCKHTFGRLAHFVWWRVTCWLRTLHRWGWKDFRRRFTTPQGTWKPLSANGTTLFNLEAVPVTRYRWRSNNIPSPWALTPA; this is translated from the coding sequence ATGCCGAAAGACGCGCCAGGGAATCCTGGCGATCCTGCTCCAGGGCGTGAACCTTGGAACAGGGTATCGGGTATGCAGACCAAGCTTCACCGTTGGGCGGTGGCCGATCCCGGTCGCCGGTTCGACGACCTGTTCAACTTTGTGCACGACCCGGCGACGCTGCTGATGGCGTTCGCTCGGGTCGCCGGCAATACCGGTGCGAACACTCCCGGGGTCGACGGTCTCACTGCCGCCGCCGTGGAGCAGAGCATCGGTGTCCCGGGGTTCCTGGACGATCTGCGCGCATCGATCAAGGACGGATCGTTTCGTCCGGTGCCGGTGCGTCAGCGGATGATCCTTAAGCGCGGCGGGTCGGGGAAACTGAGAAGTTTGGGCATCCCCACCATCGCCGACAGGGTGGTCCAGGCTGCGCTTAAGCTGGTGCTGGAGCCGATCTTTGAGGCCGACTTCGTGCCGGTCTCCTATGGGTTCCGGCCGAACCGGCGGGCTCAGGACGCGATCGCTGAGATACACCAGTTCGGCACCCACGGCTATCAGTGGGTGCTGGACGCGGACATCGAGGCGTGTTTTGACCAGATCTCACACTCCGCTCTTTTGGATCGGGTGCGGGCACGGGTCAAGGACAAACGCGTCGTGGCGTTGGTGAAGGCGTTTCTGAAGGCCGGGATCATGACCGAGTCCGGTCGGTTTCAGGACACCCACACCGGCACCTCGCAGGGCGGGATTCTGTCGCCGTTGATGGCCAACATCGCCCTGAGCGTGCTCGATGAGCATGTTCACCGGCCGTGGCAACCGGGCGGGACAATGTCCACCAGTTCACGGCGTGCATGGCGTCGTTCCAAGGGCCTGCCGACTTGGCGGATCGTAAGGTACGCAGACGACTTCGCCGTACTCGTGCATGGCACCGAGGACGATGTTCATGACCTGCGCGAAGATGTCGCGGCCGTGCTGGCCACCATGGGACTGTCCTTTTCGGAGGAGAAAACCCGGGTGGTGAACCTGGCCGAGGGGTTCGAGTTTTTGGGGTTCCGCATCCAGTGGCGCCGCAAACCAGGCACGAACACCTGGCACGTCTACACCTTCATCGCTGACCGGCCCATCCGGTCGTTGAAGGCGAAGATCCGTGCACTGACGAACAGGACGTCACAGCAGGACCCAGGGACCGTCCTGACCCGGCTTGGCCAGGTCATCCGCGGTTGGTCCAACTATTTCCGGCATGCCGTGTGCAAGCACACCTTCGGTCGGCTGGCCCACTTCGTCTGGTGGCGGGTGACCTGCTGGCTGCGGACCTTGCACCGGTGGGGATGGAAGGACTTCCGACGCCGGTTCACCACCCCGCAAGGGACATGGAAACCGCTGTCCGCCAATGGGACCACGTTGTTCAACCTCGAAGCGGTCCCCGTGACCCGCTATCGCTGGCGCAGCAACAACATCCCATCGCCGTGGGCCTTGACTCCCGCATAA
- a CDS encoding diaminopimelate decarboxylase encodes MWTVLAVKEVEQWLVGLDPETRVQVVAAIEVLRIEGPQLGRPLADRVTTSRHHNMKELRPGSGGRSQMRILFAFDPHRQGVLLVAGDKAGNWDRWYRKNVPIADDRYDEHLRRTR; translated from the coding sequence ATGTGGACGGTTCTCGCGGTCAAGGAAGTCGAGCAGTGGCTCGTCGGCCTCGACCCCGAGACGCGCGTCCAAGTCGTCGCTGCGATCGAGGTCCTCCGCATCGAGGGCCCGCAGCTCGGCCGCCCGCTCGCCGACCGCGTCACCACGAGCCGCCACCACAACATGAAGGAGCTACGACCAGGCAGCGGAGGGCGATCCCAGATGCGGATCCTGTTCGCATTCGACCCACACCGCCAAGGTGTCCTGCTCGTCGCAGGCGACAAGGCCGGGAACTGGGACCGCTGGTACCGCAAGAACGTCCCCATCGCCGACGACCGCTACGACGAGCACCTGAGGAGGACACGATGA
- a CDS encoding IS1380 family transposase — translation MKLSHGWSHGTPIFDDERLVSCAGLVPVMALAERAGLSELVSDRVAIRATRVKSAAVNPAGKLTSVVAGMAAGADCIDDLDVVRSGGMSRLFDQVYAPATVGQFLREFTHGHGLQLASVARAHLVNLVEHSNLLPGLAEQAFIDVDSLLRPVFGHAKQGASYGHTKIAGRQVLRKGLSPLATTISTSEGAPVVAGIRLRAGRAGSGKGAASMVREAIGVARVAGASGQILVRGDSAYGTNAIVRACIKAGARFSVVLTKNRPVNRAIGTIAETEWTPVHYPGAVVDPDIGELISDAEVAEVEFTAFASTRHPVTARLVVRRVRDRAKAAELFPVWRYHPFFTNSVEPTAQADITHRRHAIIETVFADLIDGPLAHLPSGRFAANSAWAICAAITHNLLRAAGTLTSDQHARARGATLRRQIVTVPARIARPQRRPMLHLPAHWPWADHWNTFWHNVFGHATGPPRAA, via the coding sequence GTGAAACTATCGCATGGGTGGTCACATGGCACGCCGATCTTCGATGACGAGCGTCTGGTGTCGTGCGCGGGGTTGGTGCCGGTGATGGCGCTGGCCGAGCGGGCGGGCCTGTCGGAGCTGGTCTCGGACAGGGTTGCGATCAGGGCGACGAGGGTGAAGTCGGCGGCGGTGAACCCGGCGGGCAAGCTCACCTCGGTCGTCGCGGGGATGGCCGCGGGTGCGGACTGCATCGATGATCTGGACGTGGTCCGTTCCGGTGGCATGTCGCGGCTGTTCGACCAGGTGTATGCGCCGGCCACGGTGGGGCAGTTCCTGCGCGAGTTCACGCACGGCCATGGCCTGCAGTTGGCGTCGGTCGCCCGGGCGCACCTGGTGAACCTCGTCGAGCACAGTAACCTGCTGCCCGGCTTGGCCGAACAGGCGTTCATCGACGTCGACTCGCTGCTGCGTCCGGTGTTCGGACACGCCAAGCAGGGCGCCAGCTATGGACACACGAAGATCGCCGGGCGGCAGGTGCTCCGTAAGGGCCTGTCGCCGTTGGCGACCACGATCAGCACGAGCGAGGGTGCGCCGGTGGTCGCCGGGATCCGGTTACGCGCCGGGCGCGCCGGCTCCGGCAAGGGCGCGGCGTCGATGGTGCGCGAGGCGATCGGCGTCGCCCGTGTCGCCGGGGCCAGCGGGCAGATCCTGGTGCGTGGCGACTCGGCATATGGCACCAACGCCATCGTGCGCGCCTGCATCAAAGCAGGGGCGCGATTCTCGGTCGTGCTGACCAAGAACCGCCCGGTGAACCGGGCGATCGGCACCATCGCCGAGACCGAGTGGACACCGGTGCACTATCCCGGTGCCGTCGTCGACCCAGACATCGGCGAGTTGATCTCCGACGCCGAGGTCGCCGAAGTCGAGTTCACCGCGTTCGCCTCCACCCGCCACCCGGTCACCGCGCGGCTGGTGGTGCGCCGAGTCCGCGACCGCGCCAAGGCAGCCGAGCTGTTCCCGGTCTGGCGGTACCACCCGTTCTTCACCAACAGCGTCGAGCCGACCGCGCAGGCCGACATCACCCACCGCCGCCACGCGATCATCGAGACCGTGTTCGCCGACCTGATCGACGGACCGCTGGCGCACCTGCCGTCTGGCCGGTTCGCCGCGAACAGCGCGTGGGCGATCTGCGCCGCGATCACCCACAACCTGCTGCGCGCCGCCGGCACCCTCACCAGCGACCAGCATGCACGCGCCCGCGGCGCGACCCTGCGCCGCCAGATCGTCACCGTCCCCGCCCGGATCGCCCGACCACAACGCCGCCCCATGCTGCACCTCCCGGCCCACTGGCCATGGGCCGATCACTGGAACACCTTCTGGCACAACGTGTTCGGCCACGCCACCGGACCACCACGAGCCGCCTGA
- a CDS encoding phosphoribosylamine--glycine ligase has protein sequence MGTAALVIAILSLVIAVFSLGWQVAAWLLETGRVRVKLQHGVVGWNGIVVGDVHRDGRPRDLAPLRSQGAEGPEILAIKVTNVGRSHVTVTRYGTRAPKSKNELVPVADVMGPSLPHRLEPGESETWWMNMDGVRALVHASKVLAPRERRVDMFVETGLGRTLYTSRRIVIK, from the coding sequence ATGGGTACCGCGGCGCTGGTAATCGCGATCTTGAGCCTCGTCATCGCCGTGTTCTCGTTGGGCTGGCAGGTCGCCGCCTGGCTCCTGGAAACCGGACGCGTCCGGGTGAAGTTGCAGCACGGCGTGGTCGGATGGAATGGGATCGTCGTCGGCGACGTCCACCGGGACGGTCGCCCTCGCGACCTAGCCCCTCTACGCAGTCAGGGCGCCGAGGGCCCCGAGATTCTTGCCATCAAGGTCACGAACGTCGGCCGAAGCCATGTGACCGTCACTCGGTACGGAACCCGAGCGCCCAAGTCCAAGAACGAACTCGTGCCAGTAGCGGACGTGATGGGACCGTCGTTGCCGCACCGCTTGGAACCAGGCGAGAGCGAGACGTGGTGGATGAACATGGACGGGGTGCGCGCACTCGTCCACGCATCTAAGGTCCTCGCGCCACGCGAACGGAGGGTGGACATGTTCGTCGAGACCGGCTTGGGCAGAACGCTCTACACGTCGCGTCGTATCGTGATCAAGTGA